The following proteins are co-located in the Piscirickettsia litoralis genome:
- the ffh gene encoding signal recognition particle protein, which translates to MFQSLSDRLGTTLKKIRGQGRLTEDNVKEAVRDVRMALLEADVALPVVKDFVKRVREKAVGHEVLKSLTPGQAFIGIVNDELTHLMGEVNEDLSLNAQPPAVILMAGLQGAGKTTTVAKLARFLKTEKKKSVLVASADVYRPAAIKQLETLAGQVQADFFPSHANEDPVVIAENAISEAKRQFKDVVIIDTAGRLAIDDEMMDEIRRVHSAINPVETLFVVDCMQGQDAANVAKAFNDALPLTGVVLTKVDGDARGGAALSVRHITGKPIKFLGMGEKTEALDPFHPERMASRILGMGDVVSLVEQAEKSIDKDQAEKLAKKIRKGKKFDLDDFRDQLKQMENMGGVSGLIDKLPGMGNMSDKIKSQVDDKSFKRLEAIINSMTKGERQKPEIIKGSRKRRIAAGSGTQVQEVNRLLKQFAQMQKMMKKMSGKGGMMKMMRSMKGMMPPGM; encoded by the coding sequence ATGTTTCAAAGTTTAAGTGATCGTTTAGGGACTACACTAAAGAAAATCCGCGGCCAGGGCCGTTTGACGGAAGATAACGTTAAAGAAGCGGTGCGTGATGTGCGCATGGCGCTTTTAGAAGCGGATGTTGCTTTGCCTGTCGTCAAAGACTTCGTCAAGCGTGTGCGTGAAAAAGCGGTAGGCCATGAAGTCCTCAAAAGTCTCACGCCAGGCCAAGCTTTTATTGGTATCGTTAATGATGAACTGACTCACTTGATGGGGGAGGTCAATGAAGACTTAAGCTTAAATGCGCAGCCGCCGGCAGTGATTTTAATGGCCGGTTTGCAGGGGGCGGGTAAAACAACGACAGTTGCCAAGCTGGCTCGATTCTTAAAAACAGAGAAGAAAAAATCAGTTTTAGTTGCCAGTGCCGATGTTTATCGACCAGCGGCGATTAAGCAATTAGAAACGCTTGCTGGTCAAGTGCAAGCTGATTTTTTCCCAAGCCATGCTAATGAAGATCCAGTCGTTATTGCTGAAAATGCGATCAGTGAAGCAAAGCGCCAATTTAAAGATGTGGTTATCATTGATACTGCCGGTCGCTTGGCGATTGATGATGAGATGATGGATGAGATTCGTCGCGTTCACAGTGCGATTAATCCGGTAGAGACCTTGTTCGTTGTGGATTGCATGCAAGGTCAGGATGCGGCTAATGTTGCTAAGGCTTTTAATGATGCCTTGCCTTTAACTGGTGTTGTTTTGACTAAAGTTGATGGCGATGCCCGTGGTGGTGCAGCGTTATCGGTTCGTCATATTACCGGCAAACCCATTAAATTTTTGGGGATGGGTGAGAAAACCGAAGCTCTTGATCCGTTTCATCCAGAGCGAATGGCTTCGCGCATTTTGGGTATGGGGGATGTGGTCAGCTTGGTTGAGCAGGCTGAAAAATCCATCGACAAAGACCAAGCCGAAAAACTTGCTAAAAAAATCCGCAAAGGTAAGAAGTTTGATCTCGATGATTTTCGTGATCAGCTCAAGCAAATGGAAAACATGGGTGGCGTGTCAGGTTTGATTGATAAGCTGCCGGGCATGGGCAATATGTCTGATAAAATCAAATCACAGGTCGATGATAAAAGTTTTAAGCGCTTAGAGGCGATCATTAATTCAATGACGAAAGGTGAGCGTCAGAAGCCTGAAATTATTAAAGGTTCACGTAAGCGCCGTATCGCGGCAGGTTCTGGTACGCAAGTGCAAGAGGTGAACCGACTGTTAAAGCAATTTGCACAAATGCAAAAAATGATGAAAAAAATGTCAGGCAAGGGTGGCATGATGAAAATGATGCGCAGTATGAAAGGCATGATGCCTCCTGGCATGTAA
- a CDS encoding paraquat-inducible protein A gives MTTKLPTKVSQLPRSLFDYSSKRQTFIVTFSLLVSFVALSYGVFMPMVSVEKFWVFENTVSLISSIVTLFKTGNFFLGVIIALFSLILPLVKLVLLVYIWFFGSLVTSHRWLTWLGRIGKWSMLDVFIVAVMVVVVKLGAIAEVTMHSGIVSFALSVLITKALVVYIHRLEEKIQKV, from the coding sequence ATGACGACAAAATTACCAACAAAGGTGAGCCAGCTCCCTCGAAGCTTATTTGATTACTCATCTAAACGTCAGACCTTTATTGTTACGTTTTCACTCTTAGTCTCATTTGTCGCTTTGAGTTATGGTGTTTTCATGCCCATGGTATCGGTTGAGAAGTTTTGGGTGTTTGAAAATACGGTTTCGCTGATCTCATCTATAGTTACGTTATTTAAAACCGGTAATTTCTTTCTTGGCGTGATCATTGCGCTCTTCTCATTGATATTGCCCTTGGTAAAGCTGGTATTGCTGGTGTATATCTGGTTTTTCGGTAGCTTGGTAACGAGTCATCGTTGGTTAACCTGGCTTGGGCGCATCGGCAAATGGTCGATGTTGGATGTTTTTATTGTTGCCGTGATGGTTGTTGTTGTGAAGCTTGGTGCAATTGCTGAGGTGACCATGCATTCGGGGATAGTGAGTTTTGCGCTGTCGGTCCTAATTACTAAGGCGTTAGTGGTGTATATCCATCGCTTAGAAGAGAAAATTCAAAAAGTT
- a CDS encoding dicarboxylate/amino acid:cation symporter, which translates to MKQILFSISYPIRLWRCLKSWQQVILGLILGALFGLVFKSSAEFLKPFGDLFINGINMIVMPLVFIAIVSAITSVSDGNKMRRVGLRAIALYAMTMVLAAIIGISVAAVVHPGAGLAYAHQLQQVPELHHIKWQNFISQLIPANPLKAFVDGNILQVIVFAILLGIALKQAGEKAAPVVNFFQSFTHVVFRLAGIVISFAPYGVFALSAWVFQPIRLRSVMVVGEAGFCCLPRLHFTYGDCLWRWLESHADEASRLL; encoded by the coding sequence GTGAAGCAAATTTTATTTTCTATTTCTTATCCTATACGTTTATGGCGATGCTTGAAGAGTTGGCAGCAAGTGATCTTGGGGCTAATTTTAGGTGCTTTATTTGGTTTAGTCTTTAAAAGCAGCGCTGAATTTTTAAAGCCTTTTGGCGATCTATTTATTAACGGTATTAATATGATCGTTATGCCGTTGGTGTTTATCGCGATTGTCTCGGCGATTACCAGCGTTAGCGATGGTAATAAAATGAGACGCGTTGGCCTGCGTGCGATTGCACTTTATGCCATGACTATGGTGCTCGCGGCCATTATTGGCATTAGCGTAGCGGCTGTAGTTCATCCGGGCGCTGGCCTTGCCTATGCGCATCAGCTCCAGCAAGTTCCAGAGCTACACCATATTAAATGGCAAAATTTTATTAGTCAGCTGATTCCTGCCAATCCTTTAAAGGCATTCGTGGACGGCAATATTTTACAGGTGATTGTGTTTGCAATTTTGTTAGGGATCGCTTTAAAGCAGGCCGGTGAGAAAGCCGCTCCTGTTGTGAACTTCTTTCAATCTTTTACACATGTTGTTTTTCGCTTGGCTGGAATTGTGATTTCGTTTGCACCTTATGGTGTCTTTGCACTAAGTGCTTGGGTTTTTCAGCCAATTCGGCTTAGGAGTGTTATGGTCGTTGGTGAAGCTGGTTTTTGCTGTTTACCTCGCTTGCATTTTACATATGGCGATTGTTTATGGCGGTGGCTTGAATCTCATGCGGATGAAGCCTCTCGCCTTCTTTAA
- a CDS encoding dicarboxylate/amino acid:cation symporter: MKLVFAVYLACILHMAIVYGGGLNLMRMKPLAFFKKIRYPMSIAYTTSSSAATLPVSIETTTTDLKVPREIAQFLLPLGANFNLNGLSIYVSAATIFAANFYGVHLNISDYITLVLTIVVTAMGAAGVPGSGIIVMGAVMNSLGLPLGAIALIVGVDRLNDMMQTMTNVAGDIFATTVVAKQEQERSGDFEKVESQSLSS, encoded by the coding sequence GTGAAGCTGGTTTTTGCTGTTTACCTCGCTTGCATTTTACATATGGCGATTGTTTATGGCGGTGGCTTGAATCTCATGCGGATGAAGCCTCTCGCCTTCTTTAAAAAAATTCGTTATCCGATGTCGATTGCCTATACGACTTCCAGTAGTGCGGCGACTTTACCTGTTTCTATAGAAACAACTACGACGGATTTAAAGGTACCTCGCGAGATTGCTCAGTTTTTATTGCCGTTAGGTGCAAACTTTAACTTAAATGGTTTATCGATTTATGTCAGTGCGGCGACGATTTTCGCGGCTAATTTTTATGGTGTGCATCTTAATATCTCAGATTATATTACTCTTGTGCTGACTATTGTAGTAACCGCGATGGGCGCGGCAGGGGTTCCAGGTTCTGGCATTATTGTGATGGGTGCGGTGATGAACTCATTAGGTTTGCCCTTAGGTGCCATTGCCTTGATTGTCGGCGTTGATCGCTTGAATGATATGATGCAGACCATGACCAATGTTGCTGGTGATATTTTTGCAACGACTGTGGTGGCAAAACAAGAGCAAGAGCGAAGTGGTGATTTTGAAAAAGTCGAGTCCCAGAGTTTAAGCAGTTAA
- the birA gene encoding bifunctional biotin--[acetyl-CoA-carboxylase] ligase/biotin operon repressor BirA, which produces MKKLGAILELVADGKFHSGEDLGAVLGVSRAAVWKQLKQLKELGLNIESVPGRGYRLIKPLNLLNAKKMTEQLSVQARSELASVQVLSVTDSTNNVLLKQVQQGNKQPQACFAELQTAGRGRRGRAHHAGINSCLMGSVVWTFQAGLFDFSVISLVVGICIARSLKKLGCEGVQLKWPNDLQYDGRKLGGVLVESSVQDFSYCHAVIGLFVNVALSNEDRAQIDQPCADVQEIIKNADISRNQLAAVILSEMCAAFNELTEKGFDPFLTEWQRYDALCGRDVIVKLNHDAVTGIAQGIDGVGRLLVKTSQGLRNFSYGEVSVRTL; this is translated from the coding sequence ATGAAGAAGTTAGGTGCGATTCTGGAACTAGTGGCTGATGGTAAGTTTCACTCAGGTGAAGACTTAGGCGCAGTGCTGGGTGTCAGTCGTGCTGCGGTTTGGAAGCAACTGAAACAGCTAAAAGAGCTCGGCCTTAATATAGAATCAGTTCCTGGTCGAGGCTATCGCTTAATCAAGCCCCTTAACCTCTTAAATGCAAAAAAAATGACTGAGCAACTTTCTGTGCAGGCACGTTCAGAATTAGCGTCTGTACAGGTGCTCAGTGTGACTGATTCGACGAACAATGTATTGTTAAAGCAAGTGCAGCAAGGCAATAAGCAGCCGCAAGCTTGTTTTGCTGAGTTGCAGACCGCTGGGCGTGGACGTCGTGGACGTGCGCATCATGCTGGGATTAACTCATGTCTGATGGGGTCTGTCGTGTGGACTTTTCAGGCCGGATTGTTCGATTTTTCAGTCATTAGCTTAGTTGTTGGAATCTGTATTGCCCGAAGCTTAAAAAAACTGGGCTGTGAGGGTGTGCAATTAAAATGGCCGAATGATTTACAGTATGATGGGCGAAAGTTAGGTGGTGTGCTGGTAGAGAGTTCAGTGCAAGACTTTTCGTATTGTCATGCGGTGATCGGGCTATTTGTAAATGTGGCTTTATCTAATGAAGATAGAGCTCAAATTGATCAGCCTTGCGCAGATGTGCAAGAGATCATCAAAAATGCAGATATCTCAAGAAATCAGCTGGCTGCTGTTATTTTAAGCGAGATGTGTGCAGCATTTAATGAATTAACTGAGAAAGGTTTTGACCCGTTTTTAACTGAATGGCAGCGTTATGATGCACTGTGTGGACGAGACGTCATCGTCAAATTAAATCATGATGCTGTAACAGGAATTGCGCAGGGAATCGATGGTGTGGGCCGCTTATTAGTGAAAACATCACAGGGTTTGCGCAACTTTTCCTATGGCGAGGTCAGTGTGAGGACCCTATGA
- a CDS encoding type III pantothenate kinase has protein sequence MKLLLDIGLSRVKWARSQNGSLQQQGALEHHGSADHIFYLLESKELADADSVCIAFVGEKSTQERLEYLIWKHWQIAAEFIVADEEALNIFNGYSYPEELEADRWLAMLALHNERLPVCIIDCGARITVDVLNNLGQHIGGLSFAGLKQLHLVAAQARGQKLTELLGDHGQGFSEDGFLATNARDAVFAGSFYSVVATLDRVAQDLQQAFEEGLRFILTGGDAEQLQALLNFEADYRPGLVFEGMVAYFQKKNQKKLAV, from the coding sequence ATGAAATTATTGTTAGATATTGGACTTTCACGAGTCAAATGGGCGAGGTCTCAAAATGGCTCGCTACAGCAGCAAGGTGCGTTAGAACATCACGGTTCTGCGGATCATATTTTTTATTTATTAGAAAGCAAAGAGTTAGCTGATGCAGATAGTGTTTGTATTGCTTTTGTTGGTGAGAAAAGCACGCAAGAGCGTTTGGAATATTTAATTTGGAAGCATTGGCAAATCGCTGCTGAATTTATTGTTGCTGATGAAGAAGCGTTGAACATCTTTAATGGTTATAGCTATCCTGAAGAGTTAGAAGCTGACCGCTGGCTTGCTATGCTCGCTTTGCATAATGAGCGTCTGCCGGTGTGTATTATTGACTGTGGTGCACGTATTACTGTTGATGTGTTAAACAACCTAGGACAGCATATCGGCGGCTTATCCTTTGCTGGCTTAAAACAGTTGCACTTAGTGGCAGCGCAAGCGCGTGGTCAGAAACTAACAGAGTTGTTAGGGGATCATGGCCAAGGGTTTTCAGAAGATGGTTTTTTAGCAACAAATGCTCGTGATGCTGTTTTTGCTGGAAGCTTTTATTCTGTAGTGGCGACGCTAGATCGTGTGGCGCAAGACCTTCAACAGGCCTTTGAAGAGGGTTTACGTTTTATTCTCACCGGAGGGGATGCAGAGCAACTTCAGGCTTTGCTAAACTTTGAAGCTGATTATCGCCCAGGACTTGTTTTTGAAGGCATGGTGGCATATTTTCAGAAAAAAAATCAAAAAAAGCTTGCAGTTTAA
- a CDS encoding DUF1499 domain-containing protein, which translates to MSYKKIAIKRIHWETLKLPSSPNYCLLTPNSNSYDIQNSRVMYSPQLNCSIAKLEQTLIAITQHEPRLKQLKCNAHDSAQQHYIQRSLLFRFPDLITIECHPINASTSTFTLYSRSIYGYSDFGVNKRRVENYLKVLTKELTIIEPTK; encoded by the coding sequence GTGTCCTACAAAAAGATCGCTATCAAACGAATCCATTGGGAAACCTTAAAACTGCCCTCTTCTCCAAATTACTGTCTACTCACCCCAAACTCAAATAGTTACGATATTCAGAACAGTAGAGTAATGTACAGTCCTCAATTAAATTGCTCAATAGCAAAATTAGAACAAACTCTCATAGCAATCACCCAGCACGAGCCTAGACTAAAACAACTAAAATGTAACGCTCATGACAGCGCTCAACAGCACTATATACAGCGTAGTTTACTGTTTCGTTTTCCTGATCTTATTACGATTGAGTGCCACCCAATCAATGCGAGTACGTCTACATTCACCTTATACAGCCGATCTATCTATGGCTATAGTGACTTTGGTGTCAACAAACGTCGGGTGGAAAACTACCTGAAAGTCCTTACAAAGGAGCTTACAATCATTGAACCCACAAAATAG
- a CDS encoding oligopeptide:H+ symporter, which translates to MSSMLENFKQPKPFYMIFFVEMWERFGFYGMQALLAVYFVKSLGMSDTESFSVMGAFMALVYGFVSIGGYIGDRVLGTKRTMVLGAITLAIGYFLLAASAHFSHLVFTALGTICIGNGLFKANPSSLLSKCYKEGDPKLDGAFTMYYMAVNIGSFFATAFVPVVSSHFGWSVAYILSGVGLVVALINYMLCRHWVAHVGSEAGMKKLNFNKLLVVIIGSVIGVFVSSFLLRNLGVAHWVLGVIVTAVVLYYFYETARENTGYQTKMIVAFILMLIAIVFFVLYMQMPTSLNFFAINNVEHSIFGIPINPISFQALNPFWIVVASPILAYFYSHFGTKGKDLAMPFKFAIGMFLCAFGFLVLPLGAKFANVHGIVSSSWIILCYLFQSVGELMISGLGLAMVAQLVPQRLMGLVMGVWFLVSAVASMIAGHVAGLTAAPKGVTGAIQTLPVYSHVFLQIGVVTFVIAVITLIAAPMLTRYINADVTATKKETILPA; encoded by the coding sequence ATGTCTTCAATGCTAGAAAACTTTAAACAACCTAAACCCTTTTATATGATCTTCTTTGTGGAGATGTGGGAGCGTTTTGGTTTCTACGGCATGCAAGCATTGCTTGCGGTGTATTTTGTGAAAAGCCTCGGTATGAGTGATACTGAGTCCTTTTCTGTGATGGGTGCTTTTATGGCGCTGGTCTATGGTTTTGTTAGTATTGGCGGTTATATTGGCGATCGGGTATTAGGCACGAAGCGGACAATGGTCTTAGGTGCAATTACCCTGGCAATTGGTTATTTTCTTCTCGCAGCTTCTGCTCACTTTTCTCACTTGGTTTTCACCGCGCTCGGAACTATTTGTATTGGTAACGGCTTATTTAAAGCGAATCCATCTAGTCTGCTTTCTAAGTGTTACAAAGAAGGTGATCCTAAGCTTGATGGCGCATTTACGATGTATTATATGGCAGTGAACATTGGGTCTTTTTTTGCTACAGCCTTTGTTCCGGTCGTCAGTTCACATTTTGGTTGGAGTGTCGCTTACATTCTGAGTGGTGTTGGCTTAGTGGTTGCCTTAATCAATTACATGCTTTGTCGTCATTGGGTCGCTCATGTTGGCTCAGAAGCAGGCATGAAAAAATTGAATTTCAATAAGCTATTAGTCGTTATTATTGGCTCTGTGATCGGTGTTTTTGTCTCGTCATTCCTGCTTAGGAATTTAGGGGTTGCCCATTGGGTATTAGGAGTTATTGTCACTGCTGTGGTGCTGTATTATTTTTATGAAACCGCGCGTGAGAACACAGGCTATCAAACTAAGATGATTGTTGCCTTTATTCTAATGCTGATTGCAATTGTTTTCTTTGTGTTATATATGCAGATGCCTACATCGCTTAACTTTTTTGCGATTAATAATGTTGAGCACAGTATTTTTGGTATACCAATTAATCCTATTTCTTTTCAAGCGTTGAACCCTTTTTGGATTGTTGTTGCTAGCCCTATTTTGGCGTACTTTTACTCACATTTTGGTACTAAGGGTAAAGATTTAGCAATGCCATTTAAGTTTGCTATTGGTATGTTTTTATGTGCGTTTGGCTTTCTTGTCCTACCTTTAGGTGCTAAGTTTGCCAATGTACATGGTATTGTTTCTTCGAGCTGGATTATTCTATGTTATTTATTTCAAAGCGTAGGAGAGTTGATGATCAGTGGCTTGGGCTTAGCGATGGTTGCTCAGCTAGTGCCGCAACGATTGATGGGGCTAGTGATGGGAGTGTGGTTTTTAGTTTCAGCGGTTGCTTCAATGATTGCAGGTCATGTTGCTGGATTGACTGCAGCACCTAAGGGGGTAACGGGAGCTATTCAAACATTGCCAGTGTACTCTCATGTCTTTTTACAAATTGGTGTTGTTACCTTTGTTATTGCTGTTATTACTCTTATTGCAGCTCCGATGTTAACGCGTTATATCAATGCAGATGTTACGGCTACAAAAAAAGAGACTATATTGCCTGCCTAA
- a CDS encoding S-(hydroxymethyl)glutathione dehydrogenase/class III alcohol dehydrogenase — protein sequence MKSRAAIALQAKEPLIIDEIDVGAPEQGEVLVRLVATGVCHTDAYTLSGMDPEGIFPVILGHEGAGVVEEVGPGVTSLKPGDHVIPLYIPECGTCKFCLSGKTNLCQSVRETQGKGLMPSGTKRFNYNGQDLFHYMGTSTFSEYTVIPEISLAKINKNAPLDKVCLLGCGITTGIGAVLNTAKVEAGSTVAVFGLGGIGLSVIQGALLAKAERIIAIDINEDKFEFAKQLGATDCINPKDYTHSIQEVITEMTEGGVDYSFECVGNTELMRSALECCHKGWGESVIIGVAGSGQEISTRPFQLVTGRVWKGTAFGGVKGRSQLPDYVERYMRGEIKVDEMITHTMPLENINHAFDLMHQGQSIRSVIQF from the coding sequence ATGAAATCACGTGCTGCAATTGCATTACAAGCCAAAGAACCCCTCATTATTGATGAGATCGATGTTGGCGCCCCCGAACAAGGTGAGGTTCTCGTCCGTCTCGTTGCCACCGGTGTCTGCCACACTGACGCTTACACTTTATCGGGCATGGACCCCGAGGGAATATTTCCGGTTATTTTAGGTCATGAAGGAGCTGGTGTTGTCGAAGAAGTCGGCCCAGGAGTGACTTCACTCAAACCCGGTGATCATGTGATTCCACTGTATATTCCAGAATGCGGTACCTGTAAATTTTGTTTATCTGGCAAAACGAATTTATGCCAAAGTGTTCGTGAGACCCAAGGCAAAGGCTTAATGCCAAGCGGCACAAAACGCTTTAATTATAACGGTCAAGATTTATTCCATTATATGGGTACTTCAACTTTTTCAGAATATACCGTCATTCCGGAAATTTCTCTGGCAAAAATCAATAAAAATGCGCCGTTAGATAAAGTTTGTTTGCTCGGTTGTGGCATTACCACAGGCATCGGTGCCGTACTCAACACAGCAAAAGTAGAAGCTGGAAGCACGGTTGCGGTCTTTGGTTTAGGTGGCATCGGTTTAAGCGTCATTCAAGGGGCCCTTCTCGCTAAAGCAGAACGCATTATCGCCATTGACATCAATGAAGATAAATTTGAATTTGCCAAGCAGCTCGGCGCCACTGATTGTATTAACCCAAAAGATTACACACACTCCATTCAAGAGGTCATCACCGAGATGACTGAGGGTGGCGTTGATTATTCGTTTGAGTGTGTTGGCAATACGGAGCTGATGCGCTCAGCACTCGAATGCTGTCACAAAGGCTGGGGAGAGTCCGTCATTATCGGCGTCGCCGGCAGCGGGCAAGAAATATCAACACGGCCATTTCAGCTCGTGACAGGTCGCGTCTGGAAAGGCACTGCATTTGGTGGCGTCAAGGGTCGCAGCCAATTGCCTGATTATGTAGAACGTTATATGCGTGGTGAAATCAAAGTCGATGAGATGATCACTCATACCATGCCATTAGAAAACATCAATCACGCCTTTGATCTAATGCATCAAGGCCAAAGCATCCGCTCGGTTATCCAATTCTAA
- a CDS encoding SDR family oxidoreductase, producing the protein MSTQKPLAIITGASSGIGRATAIALAKAGHPLLLIARRVDVLNALNLPNTIAAHVDVTDLAALKEAVNHAESEYGPADLLINNAGVMLLGQIDEQNPSEWQTMLNVNVQGVLNGVHTVIANMKSRNSGTIVNISSIAGRKTFPAHAAYVGTKFAVHGLTENIREEVSSSNVRVITIAPGAVETELLSHTTSDQIKDNYNDWKKEMGGVLAAEDVVNSILFAYQQPQNVCIREIVLAATRQQA; encoded by the coding sequence ATGAGCACCCAAAAACCATTAGCAATTATCACCGGCGCAAGTTCAGGGATAGGCCGAGCAACAGCTATTGCACTCGCAAAGGCCGGTCATCCACTATTACTCATTGCTCGCCGTGTTGATGTTCTAAATGCATTAAACTTACCAAACACCATCGCTGCACACGTCGATGTTACTGACCTTGCAGCGCTGAAAGAAGCAGTAAATCATGCTGAAAGTGAATACGGCCCAGCAGATTTATTAATCAATAATGCTGGCGTTATGCTGCTTGGCCAAATTGATGAGCAAAATCCAAGCGAATGGCAAACCATGCTGAACGTTAATGTTCAAGGTGTATTAAACGGTGTCCATACCGTCATTGCTAATATGAAATCACGTAACAGCGGCACGATTGTTAACATCAGCTCAATTGCTGGGCGCAAAACCTTTCCAGCACATGCGGCCTATGTTGGCACGAAATTCGCGGTTCACGGTTTAACTGAGAATATTCGCGAAGAAGTTTCTTCAAGTAATGTCCGCGTGATTACGATTGCCCCAGGTGCAGTAGAGACCGAACTGCTCAGCCATACAACTTCTGATCAAATTAAGGATAACTATAATGATTGGAAAAAGGAGATGGGAGGTGTTTTAGCAGCGGAGGATGTCGTTAACAGCATACTCTTTGCTTATCAACAGCCTCAAAATGTATGTATTCGTGAGATCGTACTTGCTGCAACTCGCCAGCAAGCCTAA
- a CDS encoding nitrilase-related carbon-nitrogen hydrolase yields MIRIYSPNFDEFTQLPVSEQIARFKAFVITQPEGSLIVTPEHLFSRYSDESKCADLSEDEFKEVDAELKRLAKEHNVKIVAGILHVDQAGVHNKAILYEPNGSHSHENPPFIRSHRISAETADIDDEESSIFQIENQRYGVEICREMGQLALSHDEFELDCHIGISNTHAPFREDNCAAANGSIVIQADSKKAESCYAYKVQREAGGVRFEPIEHLVSFNDHSTHYTDRKPQIEELKATSPVMFFDRQNSDEEGDEYGLDHVLQ; encoded by the coding sequence ATGATCCGCATATATTCACCTAACTTCGATGAATTTACTCAGTTGCCTGTAAGTGAACAAATAGCTAGGTTTAAAGCTTTTGTGATTACTCAGCCTGAAGGCTCGCTCATTGTAACACCGGAACATCTTTTCTCTCGCTACAGTGATGAAAGCAAATGTGCCGATTTATCTGAGGATGAATTCAAAGAAGTTGATGCTGAGTTGAAGCGTTTAGCGAAAGAGCATAATGTTAAAATTGTTGCGGGCATACTGCATGTTGATCAGGCGGGTGTACACAATAAAGCGATATTATATGAGCCAAATGGAAGCCACAGTCATGAAAATCCACCATTTATCCGATCACACCGAATTTCAGCAGAAACAGCAGATATAGATGATGAGGAAAGTTCAATATTTCAAATAGAAAATCAGCGATATGGGGTGGAAATTTGTAGAGAAATGGGGCAGCTCGCCCTTAGCCATGATGAATTTGAACTTGATTGCCATATTGGCATCAGCAATACACATGCTCCATTTAGAGAGGATAATTGTGCGGCCGCTAACGGCAGTATTGTTATACAAGCCGATTCTAAAAAGGCAGAATCATGCTATGCATACAAAGTACAACGTGAAGCTGGTGGTGTTCGTTTTGAACCCATTGAGCATCTTGTCAGTTTTAATGATCACTCCACTCATTACACAGACCGCAAGCCACAGATTGAAGAGCTTAAAGCCACGTCTCCTGTTATGTTTTTTGATCGTCAAAATAGCGATGAAGAGGGAGATGAATATGGTTTGGATCATGTTTTGCAATAG